The candidate division KSB1 bacterium genome includes a region encoding these proteins:
- a CDS encoding DUF1456 family protein gives MTNNDIFRRIRYIFNFNDSKMIAVFGAANHQVTRAQISDWLKKDDDPAVQKCSDTQLAIFLNGLINDKRGKKAGPQPEPEKRLTNNMIFVKLKIALNLKAEDVLDILALADFHISKHELSALFRRPGHKHYRECKDQILRNFLTGMQLKYRDDIDPK, from the coding sequence ATGACGAATAACGATATCTTTCGCCGTATCCGTTATATCTTCAATTTTAACGATTCAAAAATGATTGCTGTATTTGGCGCGGCTAATCATCAGGTAACAAGGGCGCAGATCAGTGATTGGTTAAAAAAAGATGACGATCCTGCGGTTCAGAAATGCAGCGACACTCAGTTAGCGATTTTTCTAAATGGTCTTATTAACGATAAACGAGGGAAAAAAGCAGGACCCCAACCTGAGCCGGAGAAACGTTTAACGAACAATATGATTTTTGTGAAATTAAAAATCGCCTTGAACCTGAAAGCAGAAGATGTATTGGATATTTTGGCGTTAGCCGACTTTCATATCAGTAAACACGAATTAAGTGCGCTTTTTCGCCGGCCCGGCCACAAACACTACCGTGAGTGTAAAGATCAAATTTTACGTAATTTTCTCACAGGCATGCAGCTTAAATATCGCGATGACATTGACCCAAAATGA